In Rutidosis leptorrhynchoides isolate AG116_Rl617_1_P2 chromosome 2, CSIRO_AGI_Rlap_v1, whole genome shotgun sequence, one genomic interval encodes:
- the LOC139893898 gene encoding WD repeat-containing protein 26 homolog: MDGVEITEPPVKRQKLIENDSSIADSSMGESLTDDLIGSKGIKKVEFVRLIGESLYSLGYKNASSILEQESGITLCSSVVTEFTKHILDGNWDKSLNLLQTIPGLDESVVKSSSFIILEQKYLELLNAHKWNDALVTLSNEISPLSINEKRVREFSMLLLNSSGDEVKPKSKSDVLLDLKKLFPPNIMIPQGRLLQLVEQALEMQHDSCSFHNSSSGGTLFSDHSCGRTQIPSQTLQLLQEHQDEVWFVQFAHNGKFLASCSKDKSVIIWELSHDGQFSLKHKLLGHKQPISCVSWSPNDDQILTCGVEEVVKRWDVSSGQCLRGYDKNDLGVISCGWSPDGQRVFSGFNDKSIVMWDLDGNELESWKGEKTLRISDLQITSDGKFIISICKENMILIFDRELGTERTIKEHSNIVSFTLSSDNKFLLVSLANQEIHLRNIDEDARIVAKYKGHKCSRFVVRACFGGLDQAFVAGGSEDSRVYIWHRETGELIETLSGHSGAVNCTSWNPMNPHMLATASDDRTVRIWGLNHMDLNLKTNSNGSAST, encoded by the coding sequence ATGGATGGTGTTGAGATAACTGAACCACCAGTAAAACGACAGAAATTAATTGAAAACGATTCATCAATTGCTGATTCTTCAATGGGGGAATCTTTAACCGATGATTTGATCGGCTCCAAAGGAATTAAGAAAGTCGAATTCGTTAGATTAATAGGCGAATCGTTATATTCGTTAGGGTATAAGAATGCTAGTTCAATTCTTGAACAAGAATCAGGCATTACACTTTGTTCATCTGTTGTAACTGAATTCACTAAACATATTCTTGATGGTAATTGGGATAAGAGTTTGAATTTGTTGCAAACAATACCAGGTTTAGATGAATCTGTAGTGAAATCGTCATCATTCATTATTTTAGAACAAAAGTATCTAGAATTATTGAATGCTCATAAGTGGAATGATGCTTTAGTGACTTTAAGCAATGAGATATCGCCACTTTCGATTAATGAAAAAAGGGTCCGTGAGTTTTCGATGTTATTGTTGAATTCTAGTGGAGATGAAGTTAAACCGAAGTCGAAATCCGATGTACTTTTAGATTTGAAGAAGTTGTTTCCACCGAATATTATGATCCCACAAGGTAGATTGTTACAGTTAGTAGAACAAGCTCTTGAAATGCAGCATGATTCTTGTTCATTTCACAATTCGTCAAGTGGTGGTACATTGTTTAGTGATCATAGCTGTGGAAGAACTCAAATTCCGTCACAAACGTTACAGCTTCTACAAGAACATCAagatgaagtttggttcgtgcagttTGCGCATAATGGAAAATTCTTGGCTTCATGTTCTAAAGATAAATCAGTTATTATTTGGGAACTTAGTCATGATGGTCAATTTTCGCTTAAGCATAAATTACTAGGCCACAAACAACCGATATCGTGTGTTTCGTGGAGTCCAAATGATGATCAAATACTTACTTGTGGTGTAGAGGAAGTTGTGAAACGTTGGGACGTTTCTTCGGGTCAATGCCTTCGTGGTTATGATAAGAATGATCTTGGTGTGATTTCGTGTGGTTGGTCTCccgatggtcaaagggtattttcgGGATTTAACGATAAAAGTATTGTGATGTGGGATTTGGATGGGAACGAGTTGGAATCATGGAAAGGGGAGAAAACGTTGAGGATTTCGGATTTGCAAATTACTAGTGATGGGAAGTTTATAATTTCGATTTGCAAGGAAAATATGATACTTATATTTGATCGAGAACTAGGAACCGAAAGAACAATCAAAGAACATTCAAACATAGTTTCGTTCACTTTGTCTAGTGATAATAAGTTTTTGTTGGTTAGTTTGGCGAATCAAGAAATACATTTGCGTAATATTGATGAAGATGCTAGAATTGTGGCTAAGTATAAAGGGCATAAGTGTTCGAGATTTGTTGTTAGGGCTTGTTTTGGTGGACTTGATCAAGCGTTTGTTGCAGGTGGGAGTGAAGATTCGCGAGTTTATATATGGCACAGGGAAACAGGTGAGCTTATTGAGACGTTAAGTGGTCATTCTGGTGCTGTAAATTGTACTAGCTGGAACCCGATGAACCCACATATGTTGGCGACAGCTAGTGATGATCGAACCGTACGCATATGGGGTTTGAACCATATGGACTTGAACCTGAAAACAAACTCAAACGGCAGTGCAAGTACATGA